From Anaerobacillus sp. CMMVII, a single genomic window includes:
- a CDS encoding sulfurtransferase, which produces MYIILISFLLIVMFYLYQRYFPIWYVPRMDVAKVNYGNNIVYLDVRDYQDASHKPVQGAFNLPYAYLKRHHDQITSCEVVVVASDPVLKNLSIRFLKGHGFKVVGYQLIK; this is translated from the coding sequence ATGTATATTATCTTAATTTCATTTTTATTAATAGTGATGTTTTATTTATATCAGAGATATTTTCCAATTTGGTATGTTCCTAGGATGGATGTAGCCAAGGTGAATTATGGTAATAATATTGTTTATCTAGATGTTCGTGACTACCAAGATGCTTCGCATAAACCTGTACAAGGAGCATTTAACCTTCCTTATGCTTATTTGAAGAGGCATCATGATCAAATTACAAGTTGTGAGGTTGTAGTGGTTGCTTCTGATCCAGTTCTTAAAAACTTAAGTATTCGCTTTTTAAAAGGACACGGATTTAAAGTTGTTGGTTATCAATTAATCAAATAA
- a CDS encoding helix-turn-helix domain-containing protein: MIRLSNAHGKRVEDGILIDKKLTNQELANHIGATRESISRILKHLVNDQIISINSKYITIHNIQFLQDQLRCEHCAYEECTI; the protein is encoded by the coding sequence TTGATCCGTTTAAGTAATGCTCACGGTAAAAGAGTCGAAGATGGCATCCTAATAGATAAAAAGCTGACTAACCAAGAACTAGCTAACCATATCGGCGCTACTAGAGAGAGCATTAGTCGAATATTAAAACATCTTGTTAATGATCAAATCATTTCTATAAATTCAAAATACATTACCATTCATAACATTCAATTTTTACAGGATCAACTTCGGTGTGAACACTGTGCTTATGAAGAGTGTACCATTTAG
- a CDS encoding IDEAL domain-containing protein translates to MEKFAINKKMLRQLTLMNNHREPSLEVIDSLLAQIFLEVSVYRFKRSSIQKEIDTALETGNKELFKVLATKYNEILSKYKDGIHVSEQGFEFTMNLDE, encoded by the coding sequence ATGGAAAAGTTTGCAATCAACAAAAAAATGTTAAGGCAACTAACTTTAATGAATAACCATAGAGAGCCTTCTCTCGAGGTAATCGACTCGTTATTAGCACAAATTTTTTTAGAGGTGTCAGTCTACCGATTTAAGAGATCTTCAATTCAAAAAGAAATTGACACTGCGTTAGAAACAGGAAATAAAGAACTTTTTAAGGTCCTTGCTACAAAGTATAATGAAATATTATCGAAGTATAAAGATGGTATCCATGTATCTGAACAAGGCTTTGAATTTACAATGAACCTCGATGAATAA